From the Yoonia rosea genome, the window AGTGGCCGCAAGATCAATATGGTTGAGGAAGGTATCGATCTGGCGCTGCGCGTTGCGTTCAAACTGGACGATGGGTTGATCGCGCGAAAACTGGCAGAGGTCACGTTTCAGATGGTGGCAGCCCCTAAGTTCCTAGACAGCTTTGGCCGCCCCAAAACCCCAGACGACCTGAACAACGCCCCGATGCTTGCGTATTCTCAAGTTGCAGCGGACGGACGCATCAAATTTGGTGGAGAAGAGGGGATGGATGTTAAACTTCGGCCAATTTTGGTAAGCGCCAACGAAAGCATGCTTCATCAAGCAGCTGTTGCTGGCATGGGCTTTGCCATGCTTCCGAACTGGGCAGCCCAGAACGATGTAAAGGAAGGCCGTCTTGAAGTAGTGTTGCCCATAGTTGCATGGCCGAAATTGCATATTCAGGCAATTTATGCGGATCGTAGCTATCTACCTGCCAAGGTAAG encodes:
- a CDS encoding LysR family transcriptional regulator, whose translation is MDTLLSLRVFAEVAEQKNFSAVAERLGLSPAMTSKHVKHVEARVGARLLNRNSRNVSLTEAGAQYLQTVRPLLDGLTEAEAQLTTDSLSPRGMLRLSMPVWMSNPSFAKILTAYHQQNPHVTFDIDLSGRKINMVEEGIDLALRVAFKLDDGLIARKLAEVTFQMVAAPKFLDSFGRPKTPDDLNNAPMLAYSQVAADGRIKFGGEEGMDVKLRPILVSANESMLHQAAVAGMGFAMLPNWAAQNDVKEGRLEVVLPIVAWPKLHIQAIYADRSYLPAKVRSFLDFLAGPDGFSSVLK